A genome region from Ctenopharyngodon idella isolate HZGC_01 chromosome 5, HZGC01, whole genome shotgun sequence includes the following:
- the add2 gene encoding beta-adducin isoform X5 produces MSRSPTPKGTPVQHSPVDGECLEGEMVQSPQQSTPSSGLKKRVSSLLQSPSFREELDVLIQEQMKKGGSSSNLWALRQIVDFMATHGSPAALPVAPSTVTMVTPINDLHGWEPGSMVKGERLMRCKLASVHRLVDLYGWAQLANTCLTMRVSKEQEHFLVLPNGLTYGEVTASSLVKVNILGEVVEKGSTTLGVDLSAFSLHSAIYSARPDVRCLLHLHTPATAAVSAMKCGLLPLSHEALLVGEVAYYDYNGVMEEEEERVELQKSLGPTCKVLVLRNHGIVALGESVEEAFYTIYHIQTACQTQVAALCSAGGEQNLIMLDRNIHRPVATGTVGWAGSTFGPMHKSRLGEHEFEALMRTLDNLGYRTGYAYRFPVLLERSRTRREVEVPATVTSFSFHEDGVQPHPRLHPHTQRQQQKTRWLNTPNVYQKVNQDQASPGHRTTWQKAEEIAQASGRAIKIENPNQFVPLFTNPQEVLETRNKIREQNRQDMKTAGPQSQVLASVITDNSPPSPETVEPPVPPEPETPNPFNELTDQELEEYRKEVQRKQHGQQDVSFQKLLT; encoded by the exons ATGAGTAGGTCTCCCACCCCTAAAGGGACTCCGGTCCAGCATAGTCCTGTGGACGGAGAATGTCTGGAGGGAGAAATGGTCCAGTCTCCCCAGCAGTCAACGCCGTCCAGCGGCCTCAAGAAACGTGTTTCCAGTCTCCTGCAAAGCCCT tcCTTTAGAGAGGAGCTGGATGTATTGATTCAGGAGCAGATGAAGAAAGGAGGAAGTTCCTCCAATCTGTGGGCTCTCAGACAGATCGTAGACTTCATGGCCACTCACGGATCTCCGGCCGCCCTGCCTGTCGCTCCATCCA CCGTTACCATGGTGACCCCCATTAACGATCTGCACGGATGGGAGCCGGGCTCCATGGTGAAGGGGGAGAGACTGATGCGCTGCAAGCTGGCTAGCGTACACCGTCTGGTGGATCTGTACGGCTGGGCCCAGCTGGCCAACACGTGCCTCACA ATGCGTGTTAGTAAAGAACAGGAACATTTCCTCGTGTTGCCAAATGGTCTGACCTACGGGGAGGTGACTGCGTCGAGTCTG GTGAAGGTGAATATTCTCGGGGAGGTGGTAGAGAAAGGCAGCACTACTCTGGGAGTAGATCTGTCTGCGTTCAGCCTGCATTCTGCCATCTATTCTGCTCGACCGGACGTCCGCTGCCTGCTGCACCTCCACACTCCAGCCACAGCTGCG GTATCAGCCATGAAGTGTGGCCTGCTACCGCTATCCCATGAGGCTTTGCTGGTGGGCGAGGTAGCTTATTATGACTATAATGGAGTAATGGAGGAAGAAGAGGAAAGAGTGGAACTCCAGAAGAGCCTCGGGCCTACATGCAAG GTGTTGGTGTTGAGGAACCATGGAATCGTGGCACTGGGTGAGTCGGTGGAGGAGGCCTTTTACACAATCTACCACATCCAGACCGCCTGTCAAACACAG GTGGCAGCACTGTGCAGCGCTGGAGGGGAACAAAACCTAATCATGCTGGACCGCAACATTCACAGGCCCGTCGCCACAGGCACTGTGGGTTGGGCTGGATCCACCTTCGGCCCCATGCACAAGAGCAGGCTGGGAGAACATGAGTTTGAAGCATTGATGAGGACACTGGACAATCTG GGTTACCGTACAGGATACGCCTACCGTTTCCCAGTGCTGTTGGAGCGCTCCAGAACCAGGAGAGAGGTGGAGGTACCTGCCACTGTCacatcattttcttttcatgAGGATGGGGTTCAACCCCACCCCCGTCTCCATCCCCACACCCAgagacagcagcagaagacTAGATGGCTGAACACCCCAAATGTCTATCAGAAAGTCAACCAAGACCAGGCCAGCCCGGGACATCGGACTACG TGGCAGAAGGCAGAGGAAATCGCTCAGGCCAGTGGACGGGCCATTAAGATCGAGAATCCAAACCAGTTTGTCCCTCTGTTCACCAATCCACAGGAGGTGCTTGAGACTAGAAATAAG ataagAGAGCAGAATCGTCAGGACATGAAAACAGCTGGACCTCAATCTCAAGTGTTAGCCAGCGTCATCACAGACAACAGTCCACCG TCTCCAGAGACTGTCGAGCCCCCAGTCCCACCGGAACCGGAGACTCCGAATCCCTTCAATGAGCTGACGGATCAGGAGCTGGAGGAATACCGCAAGGAGGTTCAGCGCAAACAACACGGCCAGCAGGACG TATCTTTCCAGAAACTGCTAACTTGA
- the add2 gene encoding beta-adducin isoform X1: MSRSPTPKGTPVQHSPVDGECLEGEMVQSPQQSTPSSGLKKRVSSLLQSPSFREELDVLIQEQMKKGGSSSNLWALRQIVDFMATHGSPAALPVAPSTVTMVTPINDLHGWEPGSMVKGERLMRCKLASVHRLVDLYGWAQLANTCLTMRVSKEQEHFLVLPNGLTYGEVTASSLVKVNILGEVVEKGSTTLGVDLSAFSLHSAIYSARPDVRCLLHLHTPATAAVSAMKCGLLPLSHEALLVGEVAYYDYNGVMEEEEERVELQKSLGPTCKVLVLRNHGIVALGESVEEAFYTIYHIQTACQTQVAALCSAGGEQNLIMLDRNIHRPVATGTVGWAGSTFGPMHKSRLGEHEFEALMRTLDNLGYRTGYAYRFPVLLERSRTRREVEVPATVTSFSFHEDGVQPHPRLHPHTQRQQQKTRWLNTPNVYQKVNQDQASPGHRTTWQKAEEIAQASGRAIKIENPNQFVPLFTNPQEVLETRNKIREQNRQDMKTAGPQSQVLASVITDNSPPSPETVEPPVPPEPETPNPFNELTDQELEEYRKEVQRKQHGQQDGVEEVVNDTGTSPTTSPIKTPPSDGKTTDAVQNDKGDEKKQQEELEKQMKALSTTDTSETTPSAPPTAPPNKPAGNTPEGSPSKSPSKKKKKFKAPCFLKKSKKQKEKAEA, from the exons ATGAGTAGGTCTCCCACCCCTAAAGGGACTCCGGTCCAGCATAGTCCTGTGGACGGAGAATGTCTGGAGGGAGAAATGGTCCAGTCTCCCCAGCAGTCAACGCCGTCCAGCGGCCTCAAGAAACGTGTTTCCAGTCTCCTGCAAAGCCCT tcCTTTAGAGAGGAGCTGGATGTATTGATTCAGGAGCAGATGAAGAAAGGAGGAAGTTCCTCCAATCTGTGGGCTCTCAGACAGATCGTAGACTTCATGGCCACTCACGGATCTCCGGCCGCCCTGCCTGTCGCTCCATCCA CCGTTACCATGGTGACCCCCATTAACGATCTGCACGGATGGGAGCCGGGCTCCATGGTGAAGGGGGAGAGACTGATGCGCTGCAAGCTGGCTAGCGTACACCGTCTGGTGGATCTGTACGGCTGGGCCCAGCTGGCCAACACGTGCCTCACA ATGCGTGTTAGTAAAGAACAGGAACATTTCCTCGTGTTGCCAAATGGTCTGACCTACGGGGAGGTGACTGCGTCGAGTCTG GTGAAGGTGAATATTCTCGGGGAGGTGGTAGAGAAAGGCAGCACTACTCTGGGAGTAGATCTGTCTGCGTTCAGCCTGCATTCTGCCATCTATTCTGCTCGACCGGACGTCCGCTGCCTGCTGCACCTCCACACTCCAGCCACAGCTGCG GTATCAGCCATGAAGTGTGGCCTGCTACCGCTATCCCATGAGGCTTTGCTGGTGGGCGAGGTAGCTTATTATGACTATAATGGAGTAATGGAGGAAGAAGAGGAAAGAGTGGAACTCCAGAAGAGCCTCGGGCCTACATGCAAG GTGTTGGTGTTGAGGAACCATGGAATCGTGGCACTGGGTGAGTCGGTGGAGGAGGCCTTTTACACAATCTACCACATCCAGACCGCCTGTCAAACACAG GTGGCAGCACTGTGCAGCGCTGGAGGGGAACAAAACCTAATCATGCTGGACCGCAACATTCACAGGCCCGTCGCCACAGGCACTGTGGGTTGGGCTGGATCCACCTTCGGCCCCATGCACAAGAGCAGGCTGGGAGAACATGAGTTTGAAGCATTGATGAGGACACTGGACAATCTG GGTTACCGTACAGGATACGCCTACCGTTTCCCAGTGCTGTTGGAGCGCTCCAGAACCAGGAGAGAGGTGGAGGTACCTGCCACTGTCacatcattttcttttcatgAGGATGGGGTTCAACCCCACCCCCGTCTCCATCCCCACACCCAgagacagcagcagaagacTAGATGGCTGAACACCCCAAATGTCTATCAGAAAGTCAACCAAGACCAGGCCAGCCCGGGACATCGGACTACG TGGCAGAAGGCAGAGGAAATCGCTCAGGCCAGTGGACGGGCCATTAAGATCGAGAATCCAAACCAGTTTGTCCCTCTGTTCACCAATCCACAGGAGGTGCTTGAGACTAGAAATAAG ataagAGAGCAGAATCGTCAGGACATGAAAACAGCTGGACCTCAATCTCAAGTGTTAGCCAGCGTCATCACAGACAACAGTCCACCG TCTCCAGAGACTGTCGAGCCCCCAGTCCCACCGGAACCGGAGACTCCGAATCCCTTCAATGAGCTGACGGATCAGGAGCTGGAGGAATACCGCAAGGAGGTTCAGCGCAAACAACACGGCCAGCAGGACG GTGTGGAGGAGGTGGTGAATGACACGGGGACTTCCCCGACTACCTCCCCCATAAAGACTCCACCGTCAG ATGGGAAAACCACAGATGCTGTGCAGAACGATAAAGGCGATGAGAAGAAACAGCAGGAGGAGCTAGAAAAACAAATGAAGGCTCTGTCCACCACTGACACTTCAGAAACCACACCCTCGGCTCCGCCCACTGCTCCGCCCAACAAGCCTGCAGGCAACACCCCAGAGGGCTCACCTTCCAAATCtccttcaaagaaaaaaaagaagttcaAGGCCCCCTGTTTCCTAAAGAAAAGCaagaaacagaaagagaaagcAGAAGCTTGA
- the add2 gene encoding beta-adducin isoform X2, with product MSRSPTPKGTPVQHSPVDGECLEGEMVQSPQQSTPSSGLKKRVSSLLQSPSFREELDVLIQEQMKKGGSSSNLWALRQIVDFMATHGSPAALPVAPSTVTMVTPINDLHGWEPGSMVKGERLMRCKLASVHRLVDLYGWAQLANTCLTMRVSKEQEHFLVLPNGLTYGEVTASSLVKVNILGEVVEKGSTTLGVDLSAFSLHSAIYSARPDVRCLLHLHTPATAAVSAMKCGLLPLSHEALLVGEVAYYDYNGVMEEEEERVELQKSLGPTCKVLVLRNHGIVALGESVEEAFYTIYHIQTACQTQVAALCSAGGEQNLIMLDRNIHRPVATGTVGWAGSTFGPMHKSRLGEHEFEALMRTLDNLGYRTGYAYRFPVLLERSRTRREVEVPATVTSFSFHEDGVQPHPRLHPHTQRQQQKTRWLNTPNVYQKVNQDQASPGHRTTWQKAEEIAQASGRAIKIENPNQFVPLFTNPQEVLETRNKIREQNRQDMKTAGPQSQVLASVITDNSPPSPETVEPPVPPEPETPNPFNELTDQELEEYRKEVQRKQHGQQDDGKTTDAVQNDKGDEKKQQEELEKQMKALSTTDTSETTPSAPPTAPPNKPAGNTPEGSPSKSPSKKKKKFKAPCFLKKSKKQKEKAEA from the exons ATGAGTAGGTCTCCCACCCCTAAAGGGACTCCGGTCCAGCATAGTCCTGTGGACGGAGAATGTCTGGAGGGAGAAATGGTCCAGTCTCCCCAGCAGTCAACGCCGTCCAGCGGCCTCAAGAAACGTGTTTCCAGTCTCCTGCAAAGCCCT tcCTTTAGAGAGGAGCTGGATGTATTGATTCAGGAGCAGATGAAGAAAGGAGGAAGTTCCTCCAATCTGTGGGCTCTCAGACAGATCGTAGACTTCATGGCCACTCACGGATCTCCGGCCGCCCTGCCTGTCGCTCCATCCA CCGTTACCATGGTGACCCCCATTAACGATCTGCACGGATGGGAGCCGGGCTCCATGGTGAAGGGGGAGAGACTGATGCGCTGCAAGCTGGCTAGCGTACACCGTCTGGTGGATCTGTACGGCTGGGCCCAGCTGGCCAACACGTGCCTCACA ATGCGTGTTAGTAAAGAACAGGAACATTTCCTCGTGTTGCCAAATGGTCTGACCTACGGGGAGGTGACTGCGTCGAGTCTG GTGAAGGTGAATATTCTCGGGGAGGTGGTAGAGAAAGGCAGCACTACTCTGGGAGTAGATCTGTCTGCGTTCAGCCTGCATTCTGCCATCTATTCTGCTCGACCGGACGTCCGCTGCCTGCTGCACCTCCACACTCCAGCCACAGCTGCG GTATCAGCCATGAAGTGTGGCCTGCTACCGCTATCCCATGAGGCTTTGCTGGTGGGCGAGGTAGCTTATTATGACTATAATGGAGTAATGGAGGAAGAAGAGGAAAGAGTGGAACTCCAGAAGAGCCTCGGGCCTACATGCAAG GTGTTGGTGTTGAGGAACCATGGAATCGTGGCACTGGGTGAGTCGGTGGAGGAGGCCTTTTACACAATCTACCACATCCAGACCGCCTGTCAAACACAG GTGGCAGCACTGTGCAGCGCTGGAGGGGAACAAAACCTAATCATGCTGGACCGCAACATTCACAGGCCCGTCGCCACAGGCACTGTGGGTTGGGCTGGATCCACCTTCGGCCCCATGCACAAGAGCAGGCTGGGAGAACATGAGTTTGAAGCATTGATGAGGACACTGGACAATCTG GGTTACCGTACAGGATACGCCTACCGTTTCCCAGTGCTGTTGGAGCGCTCCAGAACCAGGAGAGAGGTGGAGGTACCTGCCACTGTCacatcattttcttttcatgAGGATGGGGTTCAACCCCACCCCCGTCTCCATCCCCACACCCAgagacagcagcagaagacTAGATGGCTGAACACCCCAAATGTCTATCAGAAAGTCAACCAAGACCAGGCCAGCCCGGGACATCGGACTACG TGGCAGAAGGCAGAGGAAATCGCTCAGGCCAGTGGACGGGCCATTAAGATCGAGAATCCAAACCAGTTTGTCCCTCTGTTCACCAATCCACAGGAGGTGCTTGAGACTAGAAATAAG ataagAGAGCAGAATCGTCAGGACATGAAAACAGCTGGACCTCAATCTCAAGTGTTAGCCAGCGTCATCACAGACAACAGTCCACCG TCTCCAGAGACTGTCGAGCCCCCAGTCCCACCGGAACCGGAGACTCCGAATCCCTTCAATGAGCTGACGGATCAGGAGCTGGAGGAATACCGCAAGGAGGTTCAGCGCAAACAACACGGCCAGCAGGACG ATGGGAAAACCACAGATGCTGTGCAGAACGATAAAGGCGATGAGAAGAAACAGCAGGAGGAGCTAGAAAAACAAATGAAGGCTCTGTCCACCACTGACACTTCAGAAACCACACCCTCGGCTCCGCCCACTGCTCCGCCCAACAAGCCTGCAGGCAACACCCCAGAGGGCTCACCTTCCAAATCtccttcaaagaaaaaaaagaagttcaAGGCCCCCTGTTTCCTAAAGAAAAGCaagaaacagaaagagaaagcAGAAGCTTGA
- the add2 gene encoding beta-adducin isoform X4 codes for MSRSPTPKGTPVQHSPVDGECLEGEMVQSPQQSTPSSGLKKRVSSLLQSPSFREELDVLIQEQMKKGGSSSNLWALRQIVDFMATHGSPAALPVAPSTVTMVTPINDLHGWEPGSMVKGERLMRCKLASVHRLVDLYGWAQLANTCLTMRVSKEQEHFLVLPNGLTYGEVTASSLVKVNILGEVVEKGSTTLGVDLSAFSLHSAIYSARPDVRCLLHLHTPATAAVSAMKCGLLPLSHEALLVGEVAYYDYNGVMEEEEERVELQKSLGPTCKVLVLRNHGIVALGESVEEAFYTIYHIQTACQTQVAALCSAGGEQNLIMLDRNIHRPVATGTVGWAGSTFGPMHKSRLGEHEFEALMRTLDNLGYRTGYAYRFPVLLERSRTRREVEVPATVTSFSFHEDGVQPHPRLHPHTQRQQQKTRWLNTPNVYQKVNQDQASPGHRTTWQKAEEIAQASGRAIKIENPNQFVPLFTNPQEVLETRNKIREQNRQDMKTAGPQSQVLASVITDNSPPSPETVEPPVPPEPETPNPFNELTDQELEEYRKEVQRKQHGQQDGVEEVVNDTGTSPTTSPIKTPPSGQSFGTEILSH; via the exons ATGAGTAGGTCTCCCACCCCTAAAGGGACTCCGGTCCAGCATAGTCCTGTGGACGGAGAATGTCTGGAGGGAGAAATGGTCCAGTCTCCCCAGCAGTCAACGCCGTCCAGCGGCCTCAAGAAACGTGTTTCCAGTCTCCTGCAAAGCCCT tcCTTTAGAGAGGAGCTGGATGTATTGATTCAGGAGCAGATGAAGAAAGGAGGAAGTTCCTCCAATCTGTGGGCTCTCAGACAGATCGTAGACTTCATGGCCACTCACGGATCTCCGGCCGCCCTGCCTGTCGCTCCATCCA CCGTTACCATGGTGACCCCCATTAACGATCTGCACGGATGGGAGCCGGGCTCCATGGTGAAGGGGGAGAGACTGATGCGCTGCAAGCTGGCTAGCGTACACCGTCTGGTGGATCTGTACGGCTGGGCCCAGCTGGCCAACACGTGCCTCACA ATGCGTGTTAGTAAAGAACAGGAACATTTCCTCGTGTTGCCAAATGGTCTGACCTACGGGGAGGTGACTGCGTCGAGTCTG GTGAAGGTGAATATTCTCGGGGAGGTGGTAGAGAAAGGCAGCACTACTCTGGGAGTAGATCTGTCTGCGTTCAGCCTGCATTCTGCCATCTATTCTGCTCGACCGGACGTCCGCTGCCTGCTGCACCTCCACACTCCAGCCACAGCTGCG GTATCAGCCATGAAGTGTGGCCTGCTACCGCTATCCCATGAGGCTTTGCTGGTGGGCGAGGTAGCTTATTATGACTATAATGGAGTAATGGAGGAAGAAGAGGAAAGAGTGGAACTCCAGAAGAGCCTCGGGCCTACATGCAAG GTGTTGGTGTTGAGGAACCATGGAATCGTGGCACTGGGTGAGTCGGTGGAGGAGGCCTTTTACACAATCTACCACATCCAGACCGCCTGTCAAACACAG GTGGCAGCACTGTGCAGCGCTGGAGGGGAACAAAACCTAATCATGCTGGACCGCAACATTCACAGGCCCGTCGCCACAGGCACTGTGGGTTGGGCTGGATCCACCTTCGGCCCCATGCACAAGAGCAGGCTGGGAGAACATGAGTTTGAAGCATTGATGAGGACACTGGACAATCTG GGTTACCGTACAGGATACGCCTACCGTTTCCCAGTGCTGTTGGAGCGCTCCAGAACCAGGAGAGAGGTGGAGGTACCTGCCACTGTCacatcattttcttttcatgAGGATGGGGTTCAACCCCACCCCCGTCTCCATCCCCACACCCAgagacagcagcagaagacTAGATGGCTGAACACCCCAAATGTCTATCAGAAAGTCAACCAAGACCAGGCCAGCCCGGGACATCGGACTACG TGGCAGAAGGCAGAGGAAATCGCTCAGGCCAGTGGACGGGCCATTAAGATCGAGAATCCAAACCAGTTTGTCCCTCTGTTCACCAATCCACAGGAGGTGCTTGAGACTAGAAATAAG ataagAGAGCAGAATCGTCAGGACATGAAAACAGCTGGACCTCAATCTCAAGTGTTAGCCAGCGTCATCACAGACAACAGTCCACCG TCTCCAGAGACTGTCGAGCCCCCAGTCCCACCGGAACCGGAGACTCCGAATCCCTTCAATGAGCTGACGGATCAGGAGCTGGAGGAATACCGCAAGGAGGTTCAGCGCAAACAACACGGCCAGCAGGACG GTGTGGAGGAGGTGGTGAATGACACGGGGACTTCCCCGACTACCTCCCCCATAAAGACTCCACCGTCAG GACAATCGTTCGGTACTGAGATCTTGTCTCACTA A
- the add2 gene encoding beta-adducin isoform X3 has protein sequence MKKGGSSSNLWALRQIVDFMATHGSPAALPVAPSTVTMVTPINDLHGWEPGSMVKGERLMRCKLASVHRLVDLYGWAQLANTCLTMRVSKEQEHFLVLPNGLTYGEVTASSLVKVNILGEVVEKGSTTLGVDLSAFSLHSAIYSARPDVRCLLHLHTPATAAVSAMKCGLLPLSHEALLVGEVAYYDYNGVMEEEEERVELQKSLGPTCKVLVLRNHGIVALGESVEEAFYTIYHIQTACQTQVAALCSAGGEQNLIMLDRNIHRPVATGTVGWAGSTFGPMHKSRLGEHEFEALMRTLDNLGYRTGYAYRFPVLLERSRTRREVEVPATVTSFSFHEDGVQPHPRLHPHTQRQQQKTRWLNTPNVYQKVNQDQASPGHRTTWQKAEEIAQASGRAIKIENPNQFVPLFTNPQEVLETRNKIREQNRQDMKTAGPQSQVLASVITDNSPPSPETVEPPVPPEPETPNPFNELTDQELEEYRKEVQRKQHGQQDGVEEVVNDTGTSPTTSPIKTPPSDGKTTDAVQNDKGDEKKQQEELEKQMKALSTTDTSETTPSAPPTAPPNKPAGNTPEGSPSKSPSKKKKKFKAPCFLKKSKKQKEKAEA, from the exons ATGAAGAAAGGAGGAAGTTCCTCCAATCTGTGGGCTCTCAGACAGATCGTAGACTTCATGGCCACTCACGGATCTCCGGCCGCCCTGCCTGTCGCTCCATCCA CCGTTACCATGGTGACCCCCATTAACGATCTGCACGGATGGGAGCCGGGCTCCATGGTGAAGGGGGAGAGACTGATGCGCTGCAAGCTGGCTAGCGTACACCGTCTGGTGGATCTGTACGGCTGGGCCCAGCTGGCCAACACGTGCCTCACA ATGCGTGTTAGTAAAGAACAGGAACATTTCCTCGTGTTGCCAAATGGTCTGACCTACGGGGAGGTGACTGCGTCGAGTCTG GTGAAGGTGAATATTCTCGGGGAGGTGGTAGAGAAAGGCAGCACTACTCTGGGAGTAGATCTGTCTGCGTTCAGCCTGCATTCTGCCATCTATTCTGCTCGACCGGACGTCCGCTGCCTGCTGCACCTCCACACTCCAGCCACAGCTGCG GTATCAGCCATGAAGTGTGGCCTGCTACCGCTATCCCATGAGGCTTTGCTGGTGGGCGAGGTAGCTTATTATGACTATAATGGAGTAATGGAGGAAGAAGAGGAAAGAGTGGAACTCCAGAAGAGCCTCGGGCCTACATGCAAG GTGTTGGTGTTGAGGAACCATGGAATCGTGGCACTGGGTGAGTCGGTGGAGGAGGCCTTTTACACAATCTACCACATCCAGACCGCCTGTCAAACACAG GTGGCAGCACTGTGCAGCGCTGGAGGGGAACAAAACCTAATCATGCTGGACCGCAACATTCACAGGCCCGTCGCCACAGGCACTGTGGGTTGGGCTGGATCCACCTTCGGCCCCATGCACAAGAGCAGGCTGGGAGAACATGAGTTTGAAGCATTGATGAGGACACTGGACAATCTG GGTTACCGTACAGGATACGCCTACCGTTTCCCAGTGCTGTTGGAGCGCTCCAGAACCAGGAGAGAGGTGGAGGTACCTGCCACTGTCacatcattttcttttcatgAGGATGGGGTTCAACCCCACCCCCGTCTCCATCCCCACACCCAgagacagcagcagaagacTAGATGGCTGAACACCCCAAATGTCTATCAGAAAGTCAACCAAGACCAGGCCAGCCCGGGACATCGGACTACG TGGCAGAAGGCAGAGGAAATCGCTCAGGCCAGTGGACGGGCCATTAAGATCGAGAATCCAAACCAGTTTGTCCCTCTGTTCACCAATCCACAGGAGGTGCTTGAGACTAGAAATAAG ataagAGAGCAGAATCGTCAGGACATGAAAACAGCTGGACCTCAATCTCAAGTGTTAGCCAGCGTCATCACAGACAACAGTCCACCG TCTCCAGAGACTGTCGAGCCCCCAGTCCCACCGGAACCGGAGACTCCGAATCCCTTCAATGAGCTGACGGATCAGGAGCTGGAGGAATACCGCAAGGAGGTTCAGCGCAAACAACACGGCCAGCAGGACG GTGTGGAGGAGGTGGTGAATGACACGGGGACTTCCCCGACTACCTCCCCCATAAAGACTCCACCGTCAG ATGGGAAAACCACAGATGCTGTGCAGAACGATAAAGGCGATGAGAAGAAACAGCAGGAGGAGCTAGAAAAACAAATGAAGGCTCTGTCCACCACTGACACTTCAGAAACCACACCCTCGGCTCCGCCCACTGCTCCGCCCAACAAGCCTGCAGGCAACACCCCAGAGGGCTCACCTTCCAAATCtccttcaaagaaaaaaaagaagttcaAGGCCCCCTGTTTCCTAAAGAAAAGCaagaaacagaaagagaaagcAGAAGCTTGA